The following coding sequences lie in one Halorhabdus rudnickae genomic window:
- a CDS encoding DUF7382 domain-containing protein, producing the protein MRGPPIPNGSDRSFKEDERAIEGLPIRLVIALVVGVAALGIMMQVLGTFDFGADKEVTVEYENPVVSENGDDLIISVVDSKGEAVKNSYVVVKGDTLSTEGVVSAHTGENDHTVQIAIGGGDDEITPQWRSNQDSGELTVTVKPPQDGNYVDDRGNPDPTIIRQN; encoded by the coding sequence ATGCGCGGTCCACCAATCCCGAACGGGTCGGATCGATCGTTCAAAGAAGACGAACGTGCCATCGAGGGCCTACCGATACGGCTCGTCATCGCACTGGTCGTCGGCGTCGCCGCACTCGGCATTATGATGCAAGTGCTGGGGACGTTCGACTTCGGGGCGGATAAAGAAGTGACTGTAGAATATGAGAATCCTGTAGTGAGTGAAAATGGTGATGATTTAATCATTAGTGTTGTAGACAGCAAAGGGGAAGCAGTGAAAAATTCCTACGTAGTGGTGAAAGGAGACACGTTGAGCACAGAAGGCGTAGTGAGCGCCCATACTGGAGAAAACGATCACACGGTTCAGATTGCAATTGGCGGTGGAGATGATGAGATCACACCCCAATGGCGTTCGAACCAGGATTCAGGTGAGCTCACCGTGACGGTAAAACCACCACAAGATGGAAACTATGTTGATGATCGAGGAAATCCAGATCCAACAATCATAAGACAAAATTGA
- a CDS encoding GLUG motif-containing protein: MYINTDNHNKIEVAPFFERSTKIFIFISLSLVCVSTFVVSPVVAGSDNLQNMNGTGTAEDPYVITNAEELQAISEDINAYYALGNDIDATETSNWNAGAGFEPIGLSHGSIERGPAFKGVFNGRGYTIEGLTIRRPKWSGMAMFAESEGLVKNVHISRAKIEGHDPAVLVSQNSEKGVIESASATGSVTTDDSLAGGLVGINGGKINESWADVDVSGAEYYTGGLVGRSWYNGQISNSYAIGDVVGENRAGGIIGGNANSMQRVYATGRVDGSTTGGLAEKNNGLIVDSYWNIEATGQRNGVGEGGEAGTGLSTEEMTGTDVYSSMDALVSDEAWTATDGYPILQREVEGVSLSTDNEIVIAGNETDANVSLSLIGDRTETATTVAEYASNNPEIATISNGVVTGHQPGEVELSSTLAGNTGMTDVTVIANEGISAIDAEVDATDVTAGDTVTITATFRNVDENATYLHSDLLVNGEAVVTENVTVVGNADSKHTFEWTAESAGTYDLAIDGIDAGSVDVSPKSTTEQPADDNTGENADGSGDGEAGDNAPSGQSSSNGDDSGGLPVVPLALGGVAVAAGGGIVLGRRL, encoded by the coding sequence ATGTATATAAATACAGACAACCACAATAAGATAGAAGTAGCACCCTTTTTTGAAAGGTCCACAAAAATATTTATATTCATATCATTATCCTTAGTGTGTGTATCAACTTTTGTTGTATCACCAGTAGTTGCAGGGTCAGATAATCTACAAAATATGAATGGTACCGGAACCGCCGAAGATCCCTACGTCATCACGAATGCGGAAGAGTTGCAAGCGATAAGTGAAGATATAAACGCCTATTATGCCCTCGGAAACGACATCGACGCGACAGAGACATCAAATTGGAACGCGGGTGCTGGATTCGAACCGATTGGTCTCAGTCATGGATCAATTGAGAGAGGTCCTGCCTTCAAAGGCGTCTTTAACGGACGTGGCTACACCATAGAGGGGCTGACCATTCGTAGACCAAAATGGAGTGGGATGGCCATGTTTGCAGAATCAGAAGGATTAGTAAAGAATGTCCATATATCTAGGGCGAAAATTGAGGGTCATGATCCAGCTGTCCTTGTAAGCCAAAATAGCGAAAAAGGAGTGATAGAATCGGCCTCAGCAACAGGAAGTGTGACCACTGATGACTCTCTAGCTGGGGGGCTCGTTGGGATTAACGGAGGTAAAATCAATGAATCGTGGGCAGATGTTGATGTATCCGGTGCAGAATATTATACTGGTGGATTGGTTGGTCGTAGCTGGTATAATGGACAAATAAGTAACTCGTATGCAATCGGAGATGTTGTAGGTGAGAATCGTGCTGGGGGAATAATAGGAGGGAATGCAAACTCGATGCAGCGCGTGTATGCAACTGGAAGAGTGGACGGAAGCACTACAGGAGGACTTGCTGAAAAGAACAATGGTCTTATCGTCGACTCGTACTGGAATATCGAAGCTACGGGACAACGAAACGGCGTTGGTGAGGGTGGCGAAGCCGGAACCGGCCTATCGACGGAGGAGATGACTGGGACGGACGTGTACTCCTCGATGGACGCACTTGTCTCCGATGAGGCCTGGACGGCAACGGACGGTTATCCAATTCTCCAGCGAGAAGTTGAGGGAGTTTCTCTTTCTACCGATAATGAGATCGTAATCGCCGGAAATGAGACAGACGCAAATGTCTCACTTAGTCTGATCGGCGATCGTACCGAAACCGCAACTACTGTCGCCGAATACGCGAGCAATAACCCCGAAATCGCGACGATCAGCAATGGTGTCGTGACTGGTCACCAACCAGGTGAAGTCGAACTATCTTCTACGCTCGCCGGCAATACCGGAATGACCGACGTGACTGTCATTGCTAACGAGGGCATCTCCGCCATTGATGCCGAAGTCGACGCAACCGATGTGACAGCCGGCGACACCGTCACGATCACAGCAACGTTCCGCAACGTCGACGAGAACGCGACTTACCTCCATTCCGACCTACTCGTCAACGGCGAAGCAGTGGTCACAGAGAATGTCACGGTAGTCGGCAACGCCGATAGCAAGCACACCTTCGAATGGACGGCCGAGAGTGCAGGCACATACGACCTTGCGATTGACGGAATCGATGCTGGCTCGGTCGACGTTTCACCGAAGTCAACCACTGAACAACCAGCAGACGACAATACTGGAGAGAATGCTGACGGATCGGGTGATGGTGAAGCAGGCGACAACGCACCGTCAGGACAATCCAGTTCGAATGGCGATGACTCCGGTGGACTACCAGTAGTCCCACTGGCTCTCGGCGGTGTCGCTGTGGCTGCTGGCGGCGGTATCGTTCTCGGACGACGCCTGTAA
- a CDS encoding DUF7382 domain-containing protein: protein MQILGTFDFGADQEVDIEFNNAVVQDDGSSKTITVVDDKTGDPIPEADVIVRGDTLSIAEPYTATTNSDGKISFTVGDGSGDVAAGWRTTQETGKIRFEVVPPADSPYTDDQANDKMTVIRSGSP from the coding sequence ATGCAGATCCTGGGGACGTTCGATTTTGGGGCGGATCAGGAGGTGGACATCGAGTTCAACAACGCAGTCGTCCAGGACGACGGCTCAAGCAAGACGATCACCGTGGTCGACGACAAGACCGGCGACCCAATCCCCGAAGCCGACGTGATCGTCCGCGGTGACACGCTTAGTATCGCGGAACCGTACACCGCCACCACGAATAGCGACGGGAAGATATCATTCACCGTCGGTGACGGCAGTGGCGACGTCGCCGCGGGGTGGCGCACGACCCAGGAGACCGGCAAGATTCGCTTCGAAGTCGTTCCGCCAGCGGACTCGCCGTACACGGACGACCAGGCGAACGACAAGATGACCGTCATCCGGTCGGGCAGCCCCTGA
- a CDS encoding DUF7857 domain-containing protein: MIRLDVDWTRQRGVTRVRATVTNDRSTPQRVEIGSTLDGPVWAPRSGPLAVTEWSGSRWNGVVPTESTRGVGFATPAEPSEEPVEIVSEERADEWTDEEDSILEELERSSPPSAIVASDP; encoded by the coding sequence ATGATCCGTCTCGATGTGGATTGGACCCGACAGAGAGGAGTGACTCGCGTCCGTGCGACCGTGACGAACGACCGGAGCACCCCCCAGCGTGTCGAAATCGGGAGTACGCTTGACGGGCCGGTCTGGGCACCTCGATCCGGACCGCTCGCCGTCACCGAGTGGTCAGGGTCGCGATGGAACGGGGTCGTTCCCACGGAGTCGACACGCGGTGTGGGCTTTGCCACACCAGCCGAACCGAGTGAAGAGCCCGTCGAGATCGTCTCGGAAGAACGGGCGGACGAATGGACGGACGAGGAGGACTCCATCCTCGAGGAGTTGGAGCGTTCATCGCCGCCCTCGGCGATCGTCGCCAGCGATCCATGA
- a CDS encoding MinD/ParA family ATP-binding protein encodes MDGRGGLHPRGVGAFIAALGDRRQRSMIVAVTGGKGGVGKSTMAWNLGRELEAVVVDADLATADLPQGRNPDLHDVLAGRATAVDAVEEVSSVALLPSGRTLAGARASDLSDLSAALETLKRQYGRVVVDCPAGLARDVGVVLDGADVAVLVTTPGKSAIRDAMKTRDLARKLGTPIACLAINRAPEGDFSGLVTEIETEFGAPATVIRADPAVRTAQAEWLPIRESEAESDAVERIEWLAARLKACERRTRRRRDGA; translated from the coding sequence ATGGACGGACGAGGAGGACTCCATCCTCGAGGAGTTGGAGCGTTCATCGCCGCCCTCGGCGATCGTCGCCAGCGATCCATGATCGTCGCCGTTACTGGGGGGAAAGGCGGCGTCGGGAAGTCGACGATGGCTTGGAACTTGGGCCGGGAACTCGAGGCCGTCGTCGTCGACGCAGACCTCGCGACGGCGGACCTGCCACAGGGTCGTAATCCGGACCTCCACGACGTACTCGCCGGTCGAGCGACGGCCGTCGACGCCGTCGAGGAGGTGTCGTCGGTCGCGTTGTTGCCCTCGGGGCGGACGCTCGCCGGCGCACGAGCCAGTGATCTCTCAGATCTCTCGGCGGCGCTCGAGACGCTCAAGCGGCAGTACGGCCGCGTCGTGGTCGACTGCCCGGCCGGCCTGGCCCGGGACGTCGGCGTCGTTCTCGACGGGGCAGACGTCGCAGTGCTCGTCACGACGCCGGGCAAGTCGGCCATCCGCGACGCGATGAAGACCCGAGACCTGGCCCGCAAACTCGGAACGCCGATCGCCTGTCTGGCGATCAATCGGGCCCCGGAAGGGGACTTCTCCGGCCTCGTCACAGAGATCGAAACGGAATTCGGTGCGCCGGCGACGGTGATCCGGGCGGACCCGGCCGTCAGAACGGCACAGGCCGAGTGGCTACCCATCCGGGAGAGCGAGGCGGAGTCAGACGCTGTCGAGCGGATCGAATGGCTCGCAGCGCGACTCAAGGCCTGCGAGCGGCGGACCCGTCGAAGACGCGACGGTGCCTGA
- a CDS encoding DUF7125 family protein, with translation MIAIAGAKGGCGKTTVTLGLAKALADSGRPTIAVDADRQLPDLHTTADVDREPTIAALDGQTDVASVAKGVPGVPGVGVITAQRSGETVDQAAVLERLDYETADVLVDCPSGVGPDVVEPLAAADHAVVVTTGTERSLEAARTTIDAADRLDISIAGVVFNRCETVPDELAAELDAETLGAVPDRDSPLVDDAIEAFQEVAKDLRGVTGSATADTGVPQRPDRLPTGVVGLDRLLGGGVPCGGVVALEAPPASQAELLLYNLTATRGTLYLTSERSEATVRNALASSPVEVGNPTIRELDSDAPLGTATELIENLPEGANLVVDAVDPLETIGRRDYVDFLNVLAERVADTAGLAVLHCLETPSATDGRGVTEQFADVVVEFCPERDGVDPGLELRKFRSERSPDRYESLSLSEAVPIERPTSDSPTRTQEGD, from the coding sequence ATGATTGCGATTGCCGGGGCGAAAGGTGGGTGTGGGAAGACGACTGTGACGCTTGGCCTGGCGAAGGCCCTCGCCGACAGTGGCAGACCGACCATCGCGGTCGACGCAGACAGACAACTCCCGGACTTGCACACGACGGCCGATGTCGATCGCGAACCGACGATCGCCGCTCTGGACGGGCAGACAGACGTAGCTTCGGTGGCCAAGGGCGTACCGGGCGTCCCAGGCGTCGGCGTTATCACCGCACAGCGATCCGGCGAGACGGTCGATCAGGCGGCGGTGCTGGAACGGCTCGACTACGAGACCGCCGACGTGCTGGTCGACTGTCCGTCGGGTGTGGGCCCAGATGTCGTCGAGCCGCTTGCCGCGGCCGATCACGCGGTAGTCGTCACGACCGGTACCGAACGAAGCCTCGAGGCGGCCCGCACGACGATCGACGCCGCCGACCGACTCGATATCTCGATCGCCGGGGTCGTATTCAATCGGTGTGAGACGGTGCCGGACGAGCTGGCGGCCGAACTCGACGCCGAGACGTTGGGGGCGGTTCCGGACCGCGACTCGCCGCTCGTCGACGACGCGATCGAGGCCTTTCAGGAGGTGGCAAAGGACTTGAGAGGCGTCACTGGATCGGCCACGGCAGACACGGGTGTTCCCCAGCGTCCCGACCGTCTCCCGACCGGGGTCGTTGGTCTCGATCGACTCCTCGGTGGTGGGGTTCCCTGCGGTGGCGTCGTGGCTCTGGAGGCCCCGCCGGCCAGCCAGGCCGAGTTGCTCCTCTATAACTTGACGGCCACGCGCGGGACACTCTACCTCACCAGCGAACGGTCCGAGGCTACCGTCCGGAACGCTCTGGCGTCGTCCCCCGTCGAGGTCGGCAACCCCACGATCCGCGAACTCGATAGCGACGCGCCACTGGGAACAGCGACGGAACTGATCGAGAACCTGCCCGAGGGCGCGAACCTCGTCGTCGACGCTGTCGACCCGCTGGAGACAATCGGTCGTCGGGACTACGTGGACTTTCTCAACGTGCTTGCGGAACGAGTTGCGGACACGGCGGGACTCGCCGTGTTGCACTGTCTCGAGACACCATCAGCGACCGACGGACGGGGTGTCACCGAACAGTTCGCGGACGTCGTCGTCGAGTTTTGCCCTGAACGGGACGGCGTCGATCCGGGCCTCGAACTTCGCAAGTTCCGGTCCGAACGCAGTCCCGACCGGTACGAATCCCTCTCACTCAGCGAAGCTGTCCCGATCGAACGGCCGACCTCCGACTCACCGACCCGAACGCAAGAGGGTGACTGA
- a CDS encoding zinc ribbon domain-containing protein, with translation MIECPYCGADSDEGARFCDRCGERLSVDDESREGFFRRTSVQYLQGVRHGARPLDPSSAYHEALRADLGAAVADLSYLAEIEALDLSELIDLDDEDLGALDRDLSPDTDLPEADQRALGLVVLVGLLEDSFEGPTLDELRALGVDQAE, from the coding sequence ATGATCGAGTGTCCCTACTGTGGGGCCGATTCGGACGAGGGAGCACGCTTCTGTGATCGGTGTGGGGAGCGGCTGTCGGTGGACGACGAGTCTCGGGAGGGCTTTTTCCGCCGGACATCGGTCCAGTACCTTCAGGGGGTCCGTCACGGCGCGCGTCCGCTCGACCCGTCGAGTGCCTACCACGAGGCTCTCCGTGCCGACCTGGGTGCCGCCGTTGCCGACCTCTCGTATCTCGCCGAGATCGAGGCGCTCGACCTCTCGGAACTGATAGACCTCGACGACGAGGACCTCGGCGCCCTGGATCGTGATCTTTCTCCAGATACCGATCTCCCGGAGGCCGACCAGCGCGCACTCGGACTCGTCGTCCTGGTCGGCCTGCTCGAGGACTCTTTCGAGGGACCGACGCTCGACGAACTACGTGCGCTGGGGGTCGACCAGGCGGAGTAG
- a CDS encoding aminotransferase class V-fold PLP-dependent enzyme, which translates to MDPTELRAAMPVTDEVAYLNTGASSPAPRPVVEAVTDWLEHHNFEAPVSEGMYPHSWDTYEAVRETVSGFLSVPPETIALTGSTVDGINLIAASIDWEPGDVIVRTDLEHSAGVLPFERMADLHGVEVRTLETTDGRVDLDELRSAIADARLLVMSSVTWSHGTRLPVEEAVEIAHDAGAQVLVDAVQSPGQRPVDLDAWDADFVAGSGHKWLLGPMGAGFLYVDADAIDTLTPRQIGYRSVEDPSASAYQYKSGSPRFELGTTSPTPHVGLAAAIDLLEAIGMETVQGRIERLTDRLKDGLEDRLISPQAYESGLVTFDADDPEATVERLAEAGVVVRSLPYPDAVRASVHVFNTEDDVDRLLDALET; encoded by the coding sequence ATGGACCCGACGGAACTCCGCGCAGCCATGCCTGTCACGGACGAGGTGGCCTATCTCAACACCGGCGCGAGCAGTCCCGCCCCGCGGCCGGTCGTCGAGGCGGTGACTGACTGGCTGGAGCATCACAACTTCGAAGCACCAGTTTCCGAGGGGATGTACCCCCACTCCTGGGACACCTATGAAGCCGTCCGCGAAACGGTCTCTGGCTTTCTCTCCGTCCCGCCGGAGACGATCGCACTCACGGGGAGCACGGTCGACGGGATCAACCTGATCGCTGCTTCGATCGATTGGGAACCGGGGGACGTGATCGTCCGGACGGATCTCGAACACTCGGCAGGTGTCTTGCCCTTCGAGCGTATGGCCGACCTGCACGGCGTCGAGGTACGCACGCTTGAGACGACCGACGGTCGAGTGGACCTCGACGAACTCCGCTCGGCGATTGCGGACGCCCGTCTGCTCGTGATGAGTTCCGTCACCTGGAGTCATGGCACCCGCCTGCCGGTCGAGGAGGCGGTCGAGATCGCCCACGACGCGGGCGCGCAGGTCCTCGTTGACGCCGTGCAGTCCCCGGGCCAGCGCCCCGTCGACCTCGACGCGTGGGATGCGGACTTCGTCGCCGGGTCGGGCCACAAGTGGTTACTTGGCCCCATGGGCGCGGGCTTTCTCTACGTCGATGCCGACGCCATCGACACGCTCACGCCGCGACAGATCGGCTACCGAAGCGTCGAGGATCCGTCAGCGTCGGCCTATCAGTATAAATCTGGCTCCCCGCGATTCGAACTCGGGACGACCTCGCCAACTCCCCACGTCGGCCTGGCCGCGGCGATCGACTTGTTGGAGGCGATCGGGATGGAGACTGTCCAGGGCAGGATCGAACGGTTGACCGACCGTCTGAAAGACGGATTGGAGGACCGACTCATCAGCCCGCAGGCCTACGAGTCGGGATTGGTCACCTTCGACGCCGACGATCCCGAGGCGACGGTCGAACGCCTCGCGGAGGCAGGCGTGGTCGTTCGATCGCTTCCGTATCCCGACGCCGTTCGCGCGTCCGTCCACGTGTTCAACACCGAGGACGACGTCGATCGGTTGCTCGACGCATTGGAAACGTGA
- a CDS encoding fluoride efflux transporter FluC codes for MNPAVLVGIGGTFGALARHAVGQRLEREHADTFAVNVLGSLLLGAIVAAPVGDPIALALGTGFCGAFTTFSTFAFETVRLYETGRRRRALTNATGHLVGALLAVGLGTVVVSFVIA; via the coding sequence GTGAATCCCGCCGTCCTGGTTGGTATCGGCGGAACGTTCGGGGCGCTGGCCCGCCACGCGGTCGGGCAGCGACTCGAACGCGAGCATGCCGATACTTTCGCGGTCAACGTCCTCGGGAGTCTCCTTCTCGGGGCCATCGTCGCCGCGCCGGTCGGCGATCCGATCGCGCTGGCCCTGGGGACCGGGTTCTGTGGCGCGTTCACGACCTTCTCGACGTTCGCCTTCGAGACTGTCCGGCTCTACGAGACGGGTCGGCGCCGTCGGGCGCTCACCAACGCGACGGGACACCTCGTCGGCGCGTTGCTTGCTGTCGGTCTCGGGACGGTGGTTGTTTCCTTCGTGATCGCTTGA
- the crcB gene encoding fluoride efflux transporter CrcB produces MTTGETHALERVEPVILIAIGGFAGAILRYALAARLPDAVLGTLAANALGSFALGIVLYEARLADVLSTETRLIVGTGFLSSFTTYSTFAVQTASLSPAWAVGNVLANYALGVAGILAGRAVTRGMIA; encoded by the coding sequence ATGACGACCGGCGAGACACACGCGCTCGAACGTGTTGAACCCGTGATTCTCATCGCAATCGGTGGGTTCGCGGGCGCGATTTTGCGGTACGCGCTCGCCGCCAGATTGCCCGACGCCGTCCTCGGGACGTTGGCAGCCAACGCTCTGGGTAGTTTCGCGCTCGGGATCGTCCTTTACGAGGCGCGCCTCGCCGATGTGCTGTCGACGGAGACTCGATTGATCGTCGGAACTGGCTTTCTCTCCTCGTTTACCACCTACAGTACCTTCGCCGTCCAGACAGCCTCGCTCTCGCCGGCCTGGGCAGTCGGGAACGTCCTCGCGAACTACGCGCTCGGGGTCGCCGGCATCCTCGCCGGACGGGCCGTCACCAGGGGGATGATCGCGTGA
- a CDS encoding FxsA family protein has translation MLRLIAVLLLIPLLDMLLLVAVAGIIDILPTVALVVLTGLVGMMLVRAEGRHTLAKIQRKAAQGEPPTDELLDGALLLVAGAFLLTPGIVTDVIGFVFVLPPTRYPVRVALKKWVVTPYIEQKTGGFATGSVYIGGFPGDGDMNLGGAGGSNGPGGSGPGGPGGPDPGSGGEVRDIGEARDVDDVDDDRRA, from the coding sequence ATGCTCCGGCTCATCGCGGTGTTGCTCCTCATCCCGCTGCTGGACATGCTGTTGCTCGTGGCAGTGGCGGGCATCATCGACATCCTTCCGACGGTCGCGCTGGTCGTACTGACCGGGCTTGTTGGGATGATGCTCGTCCGCGCTGAGGGGCGCCACACCCTGGCGAAGATCCAACGGAAAGCTGCCCAGGGCGAGCCACCGACCGACGAACTGCTCGACGGCGCACTCCTGCTGGTCGCCGGGGCGTTCCTGCTCACCCCTGGGATCGTGACGGACGTCATCGGTTTCGTCTTCGTCTTGCCGCCGACGCGCTATCCCGTTCGCGTCGCGCTGAAAAAGTGGGTCGTCACGCCCTACATCGAGCAAAAGACCGGCGGCTTCGCTACTGGCTCGGTCTACATCGGCGGCTTTCCGGGGGACGGAGACATGAATCTCGGCGGTGCTGGCGGGTCGAACGGTCCCGGGGGATCCGGTCCGGGTGGTCCCGGTGGGCCAGATCCGGGTAGTGGGGGAGAAGTCCGCGATATCGGGGAGGCGCGGGACGTCGACGACGTGGACGACGATCGACGGGCGTGA
- a CDS encoding inorganic phosphate transporter, translating into MSSVIGIVAVALVASLFMSFTVGANSNSAPIAPAVGANALSTLRGALLVGLVAGLGAVAQGGSISETIGHGLVTGVTITPLAATATLLTAATLITIGNSRGYPIPSAFTVTGAAIGAGVALGGGFAIGTYARILGFWFAIPIVEAVLAYGLAWLLLDERVADTLSIPLLAGGVGYALANVGLSFFPTPQGGQGSIAGVIARQMQLSSGAFGVDGVVIVAIVLALGTIAATYWQLRADVTTGINRMLIALALVVVFTSGGSQVGLATGPLEPVFESTLGLPSIVLLGLGGTGILLGGWFRSPRLIQAVAREYASLGPKRSIAAFVPAFLIAQAAIVLGYPISFNKVMISSILGAGLVGGSSSSDGVSATKTGYTVAAWIVSMVGGAAISFALYRVLAALPGLG; encoded by the coding sequence ATGTCCTCGGTCATCGGGATCGTCGCCGTGGCGCTGGTCGCGTCGCTTTTCATGTCCTTTACCGTCGGGGCCAACAGCAACTCCGCGCCGATCGCCCCGGCCGTCGGTGCGAACGCGTTATCGACCCTTCGTGGGGCACTGCTCGTTGGCCTCGTCGCCGGGCTGGGTGCCGTCGCACAGGGCGGGAGTATCTCGGAGACGATCGGTCACGGCCTCGTGACGGGCGTGACGATCACCCCGCTGGCCGCTACGGCGACGCTCCTCACCGCGGCCACGCTGATCACCATCGGGAACTCGCGGGGCTATCCAATCCCTTCGGCGTTTACAGTGACTGGCGCGGCAATCGGTGCCGGCGTCGCGCTCGGCGGCGGGTTCGCAATCGGGACCTACGCCCGGATTCTGGGGTTCTGGTTTGCGATCCCGATCGTCGAAGCTGTCCTCGCGTACGGCCTGGCGTGGCTGTTGCTCGACGAGCGGGTCGCGGATACACTGAGCATTCCGCTTTTAGCCGGTGGCGTCGGCTACGCGCTCGCGAACGTCGGGCTTTCCTTCTTCCCGACGCCACAGGGCGGTCAAGGGTCTATCGCCGGTGTCATCGCCAGACAGATGCAGCTCTCTTCGGGGGCGTTCGGGGTTGACGGGGTCGTTATCGTCGCGATCGTCCTCGCCCTCGGCACCATCGCGGCGACCTATTGGCAGCTTCGAGCCGACGTGACGACCGGGATCAATCGCATGCTGATCGCCCTCGCGCTCGTCGTCGTGTTCACCAGCGGCGGCTCGCAGGTCGGACTCGCGACCGGCCCCTTAGAGCCAGTCTTCGAGTCGACGCTCGGTCTCCCGTCGATCGTCCTGCTCGGACTCGGCGGAACTGGGATTTTACTGGGTGGCTGGTTCCGTTCGCCCCGTCTCATCCAGGCCGTCGCGCGCGAGTACGCTTCTCTCGGACCCAAGCGGTCGATCGCCGCGTTCGTCCCCGCCTTTCTCATCGCACAGGCCGCGATCGTCCTCGGGTACCCGATTTCGTTCAATAAGGTGATGATATCGAGCATCCTCGGGGCCGGTCTCGTTGGTGGCTCCTCGAGTTCTGACGGAGTCTCGGCCACGAAAACGGGTTATACGGTCGCTGCGTGGATCGTCTCGATGGTCGGCGGGGCCGCGATCAGCTTCGCGCTCTATCGCGTGCTCGCTGCGCTCCCGGGTCTGGGTTAA
- the mptA gene encoding GTP cyclohydrolase MptA, with product MSHQLPDTQADSPDVTVGLNRVGVTGVEKLLKIAREDRRPIVLMAEFDVFVDLPDWRKGADMSRNMEVVDETLETAVEETNYRVEDVCGDAAERLLSKHDYTDRAEVRMDAEYVSRDQTPATDKPTQSTADIVASATATEEGTREEIGARVTGMTVCPCSQGMSEARARETLFDLGVEEETVEEFLEEVPQPGHSQRGHATLTVECDGSPGVDLRNLIEIARESMSARIYNLAKRPDEDHMTYEAHSDAKFVEDCVRSMAEGVVDRFPEMDDDAVVRMEQSNDESIHQHNAHAERLARFSDLKAEIDGAGEGPAGNPEPRTNGAGGL from the coding sequence ATGAGTCACCAACTTCCGGACACGCAGGCAGACAGTCCGGACGTCACCGTCGGGTTGAACCGCGTTGGCGTCACCGGCGTCGAGAAGTTGCTGAAGATCGCCCGCGAGGATCGCCGCCCGATCGTCCTGATGGCCGAATTCGACGTCTTCGTCGACCTGCCGGACTGGCGAAAGGGTGCTGACATGAGCCGGAACATGGAGGTCGTCGACGAGACCTTAGAGACGGCCGTCGAGGAGACGAACTACCGCGTCGAGGACGTCTGTGGCGACGCCGCCGAGCGACTGCTTTCGAAGCACGACTATACCGACCGGGCGGAGGTTCGGATGGATGCGGAGTACGTCAGCCGCGACCAAACGCCAGCGACGGACAAGCCGACCCAGAGCACCGCCGACATCGTCGCGAGCGCGACCGCGACCGAGGAGGGCACGCGCGAGGAGATCGGTGCCCGCGTCACCGGCATGACGGTCTGTCCCTGCTCGCAGGGGATGAGCGAGGCCCGCGCCCGCGAGACGCTCTTCGATCTGGGCGTCGAGGAGGAAACGGTCGAGGAATTCCTCGAAGAAGTCCCCCAGCCGGGCCACTCCCAGCGCGGTCACGCGACGCTCACCGTCGAGTGTGATGGCTCGCCCGGTGTCGATCTCCGGAACCTCATCGAGATCGCTCGCGAGTCGATGAGCGCCCGGATTTACAACCTCGCGAAGCGACCCGACGAGGACCACATGACCTACGAGGCCCACTCAGACGCCAAGTTCGTCGAGGACTGCGTCCGGTCGATGGCCGAGGGCGTCGTCGATCGCTTCCCCGAGATGGACGACGACGCCGTGGTCCGGATGGAACAATCCAACGACGAATCGATCCACCAGCACAACGCCCACGCCGAGCGGCTCGCTCGCTTCTCCGATCTAAAGGCGGAGATCGACGGCGCTGGCGAGGGGCCGGCGGGCAATCCCGAACCGCGGACGAACGGTGCCGGCGGACTGTAA